The sequence TCGCAGTTAAAATCGCCTATTTCAGGGTAATCGTCATGTTGGGCGCAGCATGCTCGGCGTCACTGATCTGTGACTCGAACCAACGCGCCGTAATGGTCTTAGTTTCGGTATAAAAACGCACCGCCTGCTTGCCATAGGCATGCTGATCGCCATAGAAGCTGCCCTTCCATCCTGTAAAGGAGAAAAATGGCAGTGGTACAGGAATAGGCACATTGATCCCCACCTGACCCACTTCTATCTCGTGCTGATATTTACGGGCAACCGCGCCACTGGCGGTAAAGATTGAAGTGCCGTTACCATAAGGGCTGGCATTGACTATCTCGATAGCCTCTTCCAGCGTCTCAGACTCCATGCAGCACAACACAGGGCCGAAGATTTCCTCTTTATAGATGGTCATTTCAGTAGTGACCTTGCTGAACACAGTCGGCCCGACCCAGTTACCGGACTCATAACCAGGCACAGAAAATTCAGAACCGTCCAGCAGACACGTAGCGCCCTCAGCCTTACCTTGTTCGATAAGCGACAACACTCGCGCTTTGGCTGCTGGGCTGATAAGTGGGCCATAACCCGCCTCTTTATCATCCCACAGACCGGGTTTTACCTTAGCAATGGCTTCCTTGAGTTCAGGGATCCACTCTTTAGCCGCGCCGACAAATATTGCTACAGACAGTGCCATGCAACGTTGACCCGCCGCGCCAACTGAGGCTCCGACTAAGTTATTGATCACTTGCTGCTTATTAGAATCTGGCATAATAACGCAGTGGTTCTTAGCGCCAGCAAAGGCCTGTACACGCTTAAGATTATCAGTACCCGTCTTGTAGATATATTGACCCACGCCCACAGAGCCTACGAAAGAAATCGCCTTAATATCCTGATGGCTAAGCAGCACATCCACTGCCGTCTTGTCACCGTGTACTAGCTGCAGCACGCCCTTAGGCGCACCAGCCTCTTCAAATAGTTCAACCAGACGCTGAGGCGTCATGGGATCTTGCTCCGAAGGCTTGAGTACGAAGGTATTACCGCAGGCGATAGACAAGGGGAACATCCACAACGGGATCATGGCAGGGAAATTAAACGGCGTGATACCGGCACAGACGCCCAGAGGTTGGCTGTAACTGTATGTATCTATACTTCTGGCCACATTCTCGACGGTTTCACCCATCAATAAAGTCGCGATATTACAGGCATGCTCGGCCACTTCTATACCACGCCAAACATCGCCTTTAGCATCATCAAACGTCTTACCCGTCTCCTGAGCCAGAATAGTTGCCAGCTCATCATGGTGTTCTTTCAGCAGATGCTGATATCTGAACATCACCCGTGCACGCTCAGAAACAGGCACTTCTTTCCAGGTTTTGAAGGCAGATTTTGCGCTGGCGATAGCTGTTTCCACCTCTTGGACGGTAGCGGCGTTAATCATAGCTATGGTTTGATTATTGGCTGGATTCGTTACCGAGATCTGCTGTTCAGAGATGCCGTCTATAAATTGGCCGTCGATATAATGCTTCACTTGAGTGGTCATATTGCTTCCCATTAAGACTGCTTATTTACTCACATAGTGTTCTGTTTAGTGTTCTGTTATTGGCGTTAATAACCAATAAAAAAGGCTTGTCTCTTCAGACAAGCCTTATGGTTCAACTTAAACTTCGATTGCCATGGCAGTGGCTTCGCCACCACCGATACAGAGCGATGCGACACCGCGCTTGAGTCCGCGGGCCTTGAGCGCATGTATCAATGTCACTAACAAGCGCGAACCCGAACAGCCAATAGGATGACCCAGTGCACAGGCGCCGCCATTGACGTTGACTTTAGATGCATCGAGTGAGAGTTCAGAGATGGCTAACATGGTCACCATGGCAAAGGCTTCGTTGATCTCAAACAGATCCACATCATCCTTATTCCAATTCAGCTTATCGAGCAGTTTATTCATGGCACCAACTGGTGCTGTGGTAAACAGTGATGGCTCTTGAGCATGAGTGGCATGACCCTTAAT is a genomic window of Shewanella psychrophila containing:
- a CDS encoding CoA-acylating methylmalonate-semialdehyde dehydrogenase; translation: MTTQVKHYIDGQFIDGISEQQISVTNPANNQTIAMINAATVQEVETAIASAKSAFKTWKEVPVSERARVMFRYQHLLKEHHDELATILAQETGKTFDDAKGDVWRGIEVAEHACNIATLLMGETVENVARSIDTYSYSQPLGVCAGITPFNFPAMIPLWMFPLSIACGNTFVLKPSEQDPMTPQRLVELFEEAGAPKGVLQLVHGDKTAVDVLLSHQDIKAISFVGSVGVGQYIYKTGTDNLKRVQAFAGAKNHCVIMPDSNKQQVINNLVGASVGAAGQRCMALSVAIFVGAAKEWIPELKEAIAKVKPGLWDDKEAGYGPLISPAAKARVLSLIEQGKAEGATCLLDGSEFSVPGYESGNWVGPTVFSKVTTEMTIYKEEIFGPVLCCMESETLEEAIEIVNASPYGNGTSIFTASGAVARKYQHEIEVGQVGINVPIPVPLPFFSFTGWKGSFYGDQHAYGKQAVRFYTETKTITARWFESQISDAEHAAPNMTITLK